In Jaculus jaculus isolate mJacJac1 chromosome 4, mJacJac1.mat.Y.cur, whole genome shotgun sequence, a single genomic region encodes these proteins:
- the Prss56 gene encoding LOW QUALITY PROTEIN: serine protease 56 (The sequence of the model RefSeq protein was modified relative to this genomic sequence to represent the inferred CDS: substituted 1 base at 1 genomic stop codon), whose protein sequence is MMLPVLLLLLRPLPDLWMASGHPLFMRLSPSTLQVLSAQGTQALQAAQRSAQWAVKRAVMEIKHRLHACRGSERLEPEVPLLHDPPEPGPCGERLPGAVNVTRAHGRIVGGSMAPPGTWPWLVRLQLGGQPLCGGVLVAASWVLTAAHCFVGASNELLWTVTLAEGSQGEQAEEVRVNRILPHPKFDPQTFHNDLALVQLWTPVSPAGPARPVCLPQGSREPPAGTPCAIAGWGALFEDGPESAAVREARVPLLSADTCQRSLGPGLRPSTMLCAGYLAGGIDSCQGDSGGPLTCSEPGPRPREVLFGVTSWGDGCGEPGKPGVYTRVAVFKDWLQEQMSAAPSTREPSCRELLTWEPSEEPREDAAGLCAFYARPCPGSERACAHLAHQQCLQRRRRCELRSLAHTLLGLLRGAQELLGPRPGLRSRTSSQARPAPTLREPHEQRLYSGSWAAGVRFPKPRPEQRGPTKGCPGLEPLQQKLATLQGAYAWILQVPAEHLAMDFHEVLADLGSKTLTGLFRAWVRADLGGRNVVFSGLVGLEPSTLAHSLPRLMVQALQAFRLAVLTEGTXGTLDGCVG, encoded by the exons ATGATGCTGCCtgtgctactgctgctgctacgGCCCCTCCCAGACCTCTGGATGGCCAGTGGGCACCCCCTGTTCATGCGCCTGTCCCCCAGCACCCTACAAG TTCTGTCAGCGCAGGGGACCCAGGCCTTGCAGGCTGCCCAGAGGAGTGCCCAGTGGGCAGTCAAGCGCGCGGTGATGGAGATCAAACACAGACTGCATGCCTGCCGAG GATCTGAACGCCTCGAGCCAGAAGTCCCGCTTCTCCACGACCCACCTGAGCCAG GACCATGCGGCGAGAGGCTCCCAGGCGCTGTCAACGTGACCCGGGCCCACGGCCGCATAGTCGGAGGCAGCATGGCTCCGCCGGGGACCTGGCCCTGGCTGGTGAGGCTTCAGCTTGGCGGGCAGCCTCTCTGCGGCGGCGTGCTGGTGGCGGCGTCCTGGGTACTCACCGCTGCACACTGCTTCGTGGG ggcctccaatgaGCTGCTGTGGACTGTGACGCTAGCTGAAGGATCCCAGGGGGAGCAAGCAGAGGAGGTGCGGGTGAACCGCATCTTGCCCCACCCCAAG TTTGACCCGCAGACCTTCCATAATGACCTGGCTCTGGTCCAGCTGTGGACGCCCGTGAGCCCAGCGGGGCCAGCGCGACCCGTGTGTCTGCCCCAGGGCTCCCGAGAACCCCCCGCCGGCACCCCCTGTGCCATCGCAGGCTGGGGAGCCCTCTTCGAAG ATGGGCCAGAGTCCGCGGCGGTGAGGGAGGCCCGCGTCCCCCTGCTCAGCGCCGACACCTGCCAAAGGTCGCTGGGGCCTGGGCTGCGCCCCAGCACGATGCTTTGCGCCGGTTACCTGGCGGGGGGCATCGACTCGTGCCAG GGTGATTCTGGAGGCCCTCTAACCTGTTCTGAGCCAGGCCCACGCCCGAGAGAGGTCCTCTTCGGAGTCACttcttggggagatggctgtggGGAGCCGGGGAAGCCCGGGGTGTACACCCGCGTGGCCGTGTTCAAGGACTGGCTGCAGGAGCAGATGAGCG CAGCCCCCTCCACCCGCGAGCCCAGCTGCCGAGAACTTCTAACGTGGGAGCCGTCGGAGGAGCCGCGGGAGGACGCCGCGGGGCTCTGCGCCTTCTACGCGCGCCCGTGCCCGGGCTCCGAGCGCGCCTGCGCCCACCTGGCGCACCAGCAGTGCCTGCAGCGCCGGCGGCGGTGCG AGCTGAGGTCCCTGGCCCACacgctgctgggtctgctgcggGGCGCCCAGGAGCTGCTGGGCCCTCGCCCTGGGCTGCGCAGCCGAACCTCCTCCCAGGCTCGCCCCGCTCCAACCCTCCGGGAACCCCACGAGCAGCGGCTATACTCAG GCTCGTGGGCTGCAGGCGTGCGGTTCCCCAAGCCCAGGCCGGAGCAGCGTGGACCGACGAAAG GCTGCCCGGGGCTGGAGCCCCTGCAACAGAAGTTGGCCACCCTTCAAGGAGCATATGCCTGGATCCTACAGGTCCCTGCAGAACACCTCGCCATGGACTTTCATGAG GTGCTGGCAGATCTAGGCTCCAAAACACTCACTGGTCTCTTCAGAGCTTGGGTGAGGGCCGACTTGGGAGGCCGGAATGTGGTCTTTAGTGGCCTGGTGGGCCTGGAACCTTCTACGCTGGCTCACAGCCTCCCAAGACTGATGGTGCAGGCCCTACAGGCCTTCCGCTTGGCTGTCCTGACAGAAGGAACCTGAGGGACTCTGGACGGGTGTGTGGGGTag